A region from the Gossypium hirsutum isolate 1008001.06 chromosome A08, Gossypium_hirsutum_v2.1, whole genome shotgun sequence genome encodes:
- the LOC107909156 gene encoding uncharacterized protein, whose protein sequence is MWGNKRWFLLHQRRKGLNQGRKSMRKRLNKLKTELKVVSKEQKSIKEGQRQVGAKLQAINYECEQLRRETNRIIQQTATTQIRLALMFNILKAREECDFAKAHQLTALLREIVARG, encoded by the exons ATGTGGGGAAACAAAAGATGGTTCCTTTTGCACCAAAGGAGGAAG GGTTTGAATCAAGGGAGAAAATCCATGAGGAAAAGGCTGAATAAGTTGAAAACAGAGTTAAAAGTGGTGAGTAAAGAGCAAAAAAGCATAAAAGAAGGGCAAAGGCAAGTTGGGGCCAAATTGCAAGCAATCAACTATGAATGCGAGCAGCTCCGCCGTGAAACTAATCGAATTATTCAACAAACCGCCACCACTCAAATTCGGTTAGCCCTAATGTTCAATATCCTTAAAGCTCGTGAGGAATGTGATTTTGCAAAGGCTCATCAATTAACTGCACTCCTTCG TGAGATAGTAGCCAGGGGTTAA
- the LOC107909158 gene encoding uncharacterized protein, which translates to MFGIKVELTFYPRRKTILHPRRKVNMPKKGRKSMETRMKAIKREMREISKEQESIKEGDSQVGAKLQAINDECQQLRRETDQIIQKAANSEIRLALMFQILEAREEGDFAKAHQLTALLREVVAMDELIAQIES; encoded by the exons ATGTTCGGAATCAAAGTAGAGCTCACTTTCTACCCAAGGAGGAAAACCATTTTGCACCCAAGGAGGAAAGTAAATATGCCTAAG aaAGGGAGAAAATCCATGGAGACAAGGATGAAAGCAATAAAGAGAGAGATGAGAGAGATTAGCAAAGAGCAAGAAAGCATAAAAGAAGGGGATTCGCAAGTTGGGGCCAAATTGCAAGCAATCAACGATGAATGCCAGCAGCTCCGCCGTGAAACTGACCAAATCATTCAAAAAGCCGCCAACAGTGAAATCCGGTTAGCGCTGATGTTTCAAATCCTTGAGGCTCGTGAGGAAGGTGATTTTGCAAAGGCTCATCAATTAACTGCACTACTCCG tgaAGTTGTAGCCATGGATGAGTTAATTGCACAAATAGAATcctga